A single window of Taeniopygia guttata chromosome 1, bTaeGut7.mat, whole genome shotgun sequence DNA harbors:
- the CLDN34 gene encoding claudin-34, with translation MKSLVSTSHLQLAAFVLGMIGWILCTISMGIVEWRVWYVDNTTVISSGIAWVGIWKVCFISYLYVSPGYREQFCHKFSGYDSFIPHEIYAAQGLLLIAMFVGLLGLAATIFALRNVYMGVTHKTLIAPFFLLGGFFYIFAGVCVLIPVSWNFYSVTHNQSIAFPPSYYMPSSPVAQEAGAAIPVGIVAVILLLLSGTFSLSYRFPMTATTITKS, from the coding sequence ATGAAGTCCCTGGTCAGCACCTCACACCTCCAGCTTGCTGCCTTTGTTCTGGGCATGATAGGCTGGATCCTGTGCACCATTTCAATGGGAATTGTGGAATGGAGAGTGTGGTATGTGGACAACACCACTGTCATCTCCTCTGGCATTGCCTGGGTTGGGATTTGGAAAGTCTGCTTCATCAGTTACCTTTACGTCTCACCTGGCTATAGAGAACAGTTTTGCCATAAATTCAGTGGCTATGACTCCTTCATCCCCCATGAAATTTATGCTGCTCAGGGTCTCCTGTTGATCGCCATGTTCGTGGGCTTGCTGGGACTGGCTGCTACAATATTTGCTCTGAGAAATGTGTATATGGGAGTCACTCACAAAACTCTCATTGCCCCGTTCTTCCTGCTGGGTGGCTTCTTCTACATATTTGCTGGTGTGTGTGTCCTGATTCCCGTGAGCTGGAATTTCTATTCTGTAACTCACAACCAGAGCAtagcttttcctccttcttACTACATGCCCTCCAGTCCAGTGGCACAGGAAGCTGGTGCTGCCATTCCTGTTGGGATTGTGGCTGTCATCCTCCTGTTGCTAAGTGGGACATTTTCTCTCTCATACAGATTTCCCATGACCGCAACCACTATCACAAAATCCTGA